In Paenibacillus sp. FSL R7-0345, a single window of DNA contains:
- the yqfC gene encoding sporulation protein YqfC produces MTRIGRRLRGWTNGVLDLPQDVLQELPRITLIGNKELYIENHRGVLHFSSGQLTIALANGSLEISGQELMIRNILGQELAVEGIIGEIRYKGSEEKP; encoded by the coding sequence ATGACCCGTATTGGCCGCAGGCTGCGGGGATGGACAAACGGGGTACTGGATCTTCCGCAGGATGTGCTGCAGGAGCTGCCCCGGATCACCCTGATCGGCAACAAGGAGCTGTATATTGAGAACCACCGCGGTGTGCTGCATTTTTCGTCCGGACAGCTTACGATCGCGTTAGCTAATGGTTCGCTTGAAATCTCCGGGCAGGAGCTAATGATCCGCAATATTCTCGGCCAGGAGCTGGCTGTTGAAGGTATTATCGGGGAAATCAGATACAAGGGAAGCGAGGAGAAACCATGA
- the yqfD gene encoding sporulation protein YqfD — translation MKEPPLSSLRGFVTLRVTGPAVENFINAVTEAGIVIWEVKPAGDGATLNLLLDDFFSLRPFLKKTGCRMHVTARSGLPFRLARLWRRKLFSAGILLFGVMLLLFCSMIWTVRIEGNERIASDDLLAAARQEGIYPFQWIWRMDEPDKLSKRLTSRVPGLSWVGVERTGTSITIQVVEADQPEQRPLLSQRHLVSRADAVITGIYAEQGRPVVGINSRVKKGQILISGALGDEENIEYVVAKGEVKGLVWHEYNIEVPLKTTGSSYTGERKDRTYLVLGDWAVQLWGYGKAGFSKSRTLTENNMLSWRSLQLPLGVMTEKELEVQYSSSVKSAEEARTEGIARAKSDILARYGTDSTIKSQKILHEKKENGKVYMKVLFEVEERIAEELPIVNN, via the coding sequence ATGAAAGAGCCGCCTCTGTCATCACTGCGGGGGTTCGTTACACTGCGTGTGACGGGTCCTGCGGTGGAAAACTTTATTAACGCCGTTACCGAAGCCGGCATCGTGATCTGGGAGGTGAAGCCTGCAGGGGACGGCGCTACCCTGAACCTGCTGCTGGACGACTTTTTCAGTCTCCGGCCGTTTTTGAAAAAGACAGGCTGCCGTATGCACGTCACAGCCAGAAGCGGCCTGCCCTTCCGGCTGGCCAGACTGTGGAGGCGCAAGCTTTTTTCGGCCGGTATCCTGTTGTTCGGAGTGATGCTTCTGCTGTTTTGCTCCATGATCTGGACTGTCCGGATCGAAGGCAACGAACGGATCGCCTCGGATGATCTGCTGGCCGCCGCCCGTCAGGAGGGGATTTATCCGTTTCAGTGGATCTGGCGCATGGACGAGCCGGACAAGCTCTCCAAAAGGCTCACCTCCCGCGTGCCGGGGCTGTCCTGGGTCGGGGTGGAGCGGACTGGGACGAGCATCACGATCCAGGTCGTTGAGGCGGACCAGCCGGAGCAGCGGCCGCTGCTGAGCCAGCGCCATCTGGTCAGCAGGGCCGACGCGGTAATTACCGGCATTTACGCCGAGCAGGGCAGGCCGGTGGTCGGCATCAATTCCCGGGTCAAAAAAGGGCAGATTCTCATTTCCGGCGCTCTGGGCGATGAAGAAAACATAGAATACGTAGTAGCCAAGGGCGAGGTAAAGGGTCTCGTCTGGCATGAATACAATATTGAGGTTCCGCTGAAGACGACAGGCAGCTCCTATACCGGTGAGCGTAAAGACCGGACGTACCTTGTGCTGGGGGACTGGGCTGTCCAGCTGTGGGGATACGGCAAAGCGGGCTTCAGCAAATCGCGCACACTCACAGAGAATAATATGCTGTCCTGGCGTTCGCTGCAGCTTCCGCTGGGTGTGATGACAGAGAAGGAGCTGGAGGTCCAGTATTCATCTTCGGTCAAGTCGGCGGAAGAGGCTAGAACGGAAGGGATTGCCCGTGCGAAAAGCGATATTTTAGCCCGTTACGGCACGGACAGCACCATTAAAAGTCAAAAAATTTTGCATGAGAAGAAAGAGAATGGTAAAGTTTATATGAAAGTGCTCTTTGAGGTGGAAGAGAGAATCGCGGAAGAACTTCCAATAGTAAACAACTGA